The Paenibacillus amylolyticus genome contains the following window.
TTCAGGTGAGAATAAGCATCTCTCCACTATGATGTCTACCTTTCTTTCAGCGAACAAAAGATCTAATAACAATTTTAGAGCACGTATTGCGTTAGTTTTCCCGGATGCATTTGCTCCTACGAAAAAAAGTCCTTTTAAATTATTATGATATACATTTGTGTCTGACAACACTTTGTACCCAGTCGCACCGAGATCTATAGTAGTTAAATTTTTAAATGAGCGAAAATTATTAATGGTTATTTTGCTTAACATATGTACCACTCCTCTATTCTTTATAATAACCCATATCGTAAAAATTATGCACATACGGTTGAATAGAACGTAATTTTTTTACTTGAGTATAGCAATGAAAATTTCGTTTTTATGCCCAGCAATATAGTCTACATAATTCGGGAATGACATCCACTTTGCCAGACATTGAACGATAGAGATAACGTATTAGCTCCTCATATCGCATATAAAACCAAAAAAGCTGAGAAATCATGTGTTTCCGCATGATTTCTCAGCTTGTAGACCTCTTTTTAGATGTAATAATGTACTCGCACTTATCTATCACTTCACCGAATTACAACTTAAACCACAGGTGCAATACATACCGGACGAGGCAGTTCCAGCTTGAACCCGTTGTGCGTCAGACGTCCGTCTTCTTCGCTCATCTGGAAACCTACGAGGTTATTGCTGTCCTGATTCGCCACAACCAGAATTCCACCTGGCAAAATATTAAAGTTACGCGGTGTCTGCCCAATCGTGGACGTCCACTCTACGGCTTCCAACTCACCACTCTCCTGGTCAATATGGTAGAGTACGATGCTGTCATCTCCCCGATTGGATGCATACAGGAAACGTCCACATGGAGATACACGGATGTCCGCTGCGGTACCCTCGCCTTTATGTCCTTCTGGAAGTGTGGAGATGTGCTGCACCGTGGTGAATTCCCCTCTGCGCTCATCGTAAAGGAATGCCGTAACCGTGTTGTTCAACTCATTGATGACATATGCCCACTTCGAGTTGGGATGGAACACAAGATGCCTTGGCCCTGCGCCTGGTGGCTGATCCATCTCGCGATGGGTAACCAGACGTCCCTCTTCCAACCGATACACAATAATCTGATCCAGACCGAGGTCACATACAACAGCATACTGTCCGGATGGATCTGGCTGAATGGAGTGAGCATGTGGCCCTTCTTGGCGTTCTTCGTTGATTCCACTTCCCGTGTGCTCCACCCATGCACTCATCTCACCAAGCGTACCCTGGTCGCCTACTGGAAACACATTAACACTGCCACTGCTATAGTTGGATGAGAACACCCACTGACCATCCTTGGAGACCGACACATAACACGGGGAAGCCCCTCGGGTCTGCTTTCGATCCATCAGGTGCAGTTCACTCGTTGCCGCATCTCTCCGATAAACCAGCACCTCTCCCTCATCCGTCTCACTCGCCACATACAAACTGTCTCCATCCGGGCTTAGCGCCAGGTAAGAAGGATTGCTCGCACCCTCCGTATGATTGACGATCCGCATCTCTCCTGTATCCGCATTCAACGCACACAAGAATATTCCTGGCTCTTCCGCTGACGCATACGTACCTGTATAGAAAAGTGTTTCCTGCGTTGTGACTGGTTCCATAACTAAATCTCTCCCTTATCCTATATATTCACTATTCTGATTCTACCCACTGATATGTACTTACCCAATTCACGGGCAACTGCTTCACTTCCTGTAACTTGGCTTTCTAAATCGAGTACACCCCTGGTGAGCGCTCTCATATCCGTTATTGACTCCCTTAACCCCTCTCACCATAATACAAAGTATGAGACCTAACAACAGACCACCCCTACAGCGTAAATCGGACGGATTTCGTATGCAAAAACTCATCGTGCTTCCGGACCCGCTGCTGCAAGAAGCTTCAGCTTATCCAGTCACGTCCGGGTTATATGTTACCGATATTGGTTACTTTCACGAAGCGGAACATCATTACCGTGACCGTCCCGAGGGTTGTGAATCACACATTCTGATGTACTGTGCCCAAGGCACAGGCTGGTATACGATGGATGGCAGCAAGACATATGATGTCAGTCCGGGAAATCTCGTCATATTGCCTGCACATACTCCCCATGTATATGGTGCCAATGCAGCTGAACCATGGAGCATCTTCTGGATTCATCTGCGCGGGGAACACGCTTTAACCTACATAGAGCTACTGCTAACCCATCATATTACGACCATGCCACCGGCCAAGGCACAGAAATGGCTTGAGCTGTTCCATGAATGTTACGGGGCACTTGAGACGGGTTACTCCATGCAGACGATGACATATGCCTCCCAAATCATCGGTTATATGCTTGGTATGCTCGTTTATGGACCGGAGACGACAGGAACGGACGGCGGGATCGTGAGCAGCAAGCGTGCGGCTGAACAATCCGTTCAATATATGCTGGAGCACCTGGAGAACGGAATCACCCTCAAGGAACTCGCGGCACATGCGCGGCTGTCTGCCCCCATTATTCTCAGTTGTTCAAGCAAGCTACCGGGCATTCACCCATCGATTATTTCCTGCGGCTCAAGATCCAGCATTCCTGCCGCTATCTGGATTTTACCGATTGGACCGTGAAGCAGATCAGTTCTGAGCTTGGATTCAAGGACCCCTATTACTTTTCCCGTCTGTTCAGCAAAATGATGGGTCGTTCACCCACAGATTATCGAAATAAATCCAAAGGATAGAGCTTTGCATTCACGGTGCTTCACTTGCATCTTAGATAAGAGTTGTCTTCAACTCTATTGGGAAAATACAGCAACCTTTTGAACAGAAGGGTCGTCTATAGGGGCAAATAACTTTTATAAAAAGGGATCATCCCTGGAAAAGTGAGGCGAACTATCATGAACAAAAATATAGTTGCGACATTAACTGCGGGAGCCCTGCTCGCGCTCTCTCTAAGTGCAGGCCCGATTAACGCAGCGCAGGCCCAATTCACAGATATTCAAGGTATCGCAGGAGCGGACAAAATCGAATCTCTCCATCAGGATGGATTCATCAAAGGTGTGAGCGACAGCTTGTTCAAACCCGAATTGGAGTTAAATACCGCTCAGGGTATTCAACTGATTGCAGATGGATTGAATCTGAATCTGGACACCATTCGTTTTATCAAAATGCCAGTGCCAAGTGACTTCTTCTCCAATGTAAAAGATGGCGTATGGTACAGTGATGCATTTATCCGCGCCCAATATAATGGCATTCAGATGTCACAGGATCTCGATCCGTCCAAACCGCTCACTCGTGAACAATTCACATTATTCCTGATGCAAGGTATCGAGGCCAAAGGCGGTCTGCCGATGATTAATATCAAACCTGTGGACATTACGGACGAACAGGAACTTACGCCAGAGTATCAAGGTGCTATCCAACGTTCCCTCGTTCTCAAGATCAATGAACTGGATGCTAAAGGAAACTTCAATCCCAAACAAACGATTACCCGTGCCGAAGCAGCTGTTATGATGTATAACGCAATCGAGTACATGGAATCGTTCCATGCACCACAAATCCCCGAAACCCCTGAGAAGTAATCATCTCATGGTGGAAACTGCGAACTCACTTGAGTGGTGAATTCACTCGATTGGAGCGCCAGTGAGTGGACTTTGCCACACAACCTCCATAATACAAACAGCCGCACCTTCCCTCAGCAGGAAAGCACGGCTGTTTGTATTATACCTATATCACTGATGCATATCACTGATGCAATCATCAGATGCAGTTTTAACTTAAAAAGTTCTAACTTAGAAAGAACCTTTAACAACAACCTCAGACAACGGTAAACGTCCTGACGGGCGAGCTGGTTCTGCTGCTTTACCTACAGTGATCAGCAACGTTGGCACAAATCGTGCAGGAATGTTGAAGGTCTCGATCAATTTTTGTGGATTATATCCACCCATTGGACAAGTATCGTAACCCAGGGAGCGTGCAGCAAGCATAATATTTTGGGAAGCAAAGGATGCATTACGGATCGCTTCATCGCGTGCGATTTGCGGGTTTTGGTAAGCACCGTTGATCTGTCCAACCAATGCGTCACGAACCTCAGCAGTTAGTGCGCCTGCTTCAACAGCTTGATCGTAGATTACAGTGTTACGGTTCGCTTCCAAATCTCCGAGAACAGCAATTGTAACTGAACTTTCCACGATCTGGTTTTGACCGTAAGCAATTGGCAGCAATTTCGCTTTGTCTGCTTCCGATTCAATGACGAGGAATCTCCAGTGTTGCAGGTTCCATGAAGATGGTGCTTCCGCAGCTGCTGTCAAAATCGCATTGAGATCAGCTTCAGGCAATTCAAACCCTTTTTCGTACTTTTTGACAGCATGGCGTTCGCTAATGACGCGAAGTGTTTCATTTTTTTCAATGCCTGACATGTGTTCCACTCCCCAGAATCTATTTTTGTTTTTGTTCTTCTTTTACTTTCGCAAAGGATTTTGAAGTCTACTCTACCAAGTATTTGCCTTCCGAAAATAACATCAGCGCAGACGATCTCTTCTCATCTGTGTTCACGTTATGCCCGGAATCGCTTTAAAACATCGATGGATCTTTCACCGGAGCATAAGCCCACACCCTAACCAGTCGACCACATGAACCTTACTATCACGCCTAAACCAACCAAGGCCAGATCTCGAATGAGCTTTGATGTTGGAATCTGTCAGGACTTCTCTCTAACAGGCAATCCATCTAGCGATAACTCACATGCATCTCCACGACCTATACGTTCTTTCACATCCTGGATGGATATACAATCAAAATAAGCGCTGAGCGCCTCTTCGCCTCCGTTATAAATGTTCCCCATCACATCCTGCATATTGGAAGATACTACGCACGATGAACCGGTTTCCCCTGAACACCAGCTTGGACCAAGTGAACCGCCGGCTACCAGTCTGTACAATTCGCCAAGCTTAATCTCTTCACTTGGACGGCTAAGCAAGTAACCACCATGAGCACCTTCCTTGGTCGTCAGGTAACCATGCTTGCGCAGAACACTTAGTACCTTACGGACTCTGGCCGGGTGTGTACCCACACTCTGGGACAAATCTTCACTATTGGCCATACACTCATCTCTCATCGACAGAAAAACAAGACAATGCACCGCTATGGTAAATTCGCTGTTCATTACTTACTCCCTTCCCGGCTTGCAACACCGATGAACTTCACCCAAGGTAAGTATAACTGTCATTATAGGAATAACAGTTATGTTTGTCAACTTTCACCCAGGATGGGGGTCACATGTGATTTTTCCTGTTATACCAATACTTACAGCTCATCAACACGATCAAGTTAAGATTAACATCCTGTCCGCATTTTAATCTGAAATAGAACAAAAAGTGAGCCTTTCGCTACGCGAAGGGCTCCAATAAGATAGACATATGAAAGGGCTTACGTGATTATTATAATCGGTAATCTTCAATTTGAAAACGCTTTTTTTGTAAAGTGCATGATTATTTAAATTTTTTTATTGGAACAAAATAAAAATGGGGTATTGCTAAAACTAATTCCATTAGTTATTATACTAATATCATTAGTTTTAAGGAGGGTTTATCGATGCGCATTACCCGTGAATTTGATGTCGTTCAAGTTACGTTTTTTCCAAGACTCTTCCCTGTGAACGTATACCTAGTTGAAGAGGAAGATGCATTAACCCTGATTGATGCCGGAATCCCCTTCAGTCTTAAAGGGATTTTGGCATCTGCCCAGTCCCTTGGGAAGCCAATCACCAAGATTATTCTGACTCACGCGCATAGCGACCATATCGGAGCATTGGATCATCTCAAGGAGGCACTGCCTCAAGCTGAAGTCTTCATCTCCAGACGAGATGCCCGGCTATTGGCAGGAGATACCGCTCTTCTTCCAGATGAGCCACAGACTCCCGTACGAGGCGGCGTGCCCAAACCCAAAGCGGTGCGCACCCAGCCGGACCATTTGCTGGATGACGGTGACCCGATTGGTTCGCTGGTTGCCATTGCCTCACCGGGCCATACGCCGGGGCATATGTCCTTCATGGATACACGCAGCCGCGTGCCGATCGCTGGCGATGCGTACCAGCTGCACGGCGGCCTTGCCGTATCTGGCCGCATTCGCCCGCTCTTCCCGTTCCCCGCGCTGGCGACGTGGAACCGCGAAGCGGCTCTGACCAGCGCGAAGCGCCTGGCGGAGCTGGAACCGTCCGTGCTGGCTGTAGGCCACGGACGGATGCTGCGCCAGCCCGCGGCCGCCATGCGCGCGGCAACCGCTGATGCACAGCAGCGGTTCGGTCTTGCCGGGGGCGACTATGAGCCCCCGGCAAGGGCTGGATCGCGACGCTCTGCTCAGCGCCGCCGCCCAGCTTGCTGACAGCGACGGCTTTCAGGCGCTGACACTGGCCGCACTCGCCCAGCGGCTGGATGTGCGCTCGCCGTCGCTCTACAACCACATCAGCGGACTTCCCGGGCTTCGCCAGGAAATGGCGCTGATGTCTGTACAACAGCTCAGCCGCGCAGTAACCACGGCTGTCACTGACCGCACTGGCGATGATGCCATTCAGGCCATCGCTGCGGCATACATTGGCTTCGTCCGCGAGCACCCCGGGCTCTACGAAGCCTCATTTCATGCGCCGGACCGCGAGGAGCCACAGCTCGCCGCAGCCAACACAGCCACGCTGGAGTTGCTGCTGCACAGCTTGCAGCCCTATCCGCTGACCGAAGCGGAAGCATTGCATGCCGTTCGTGGTTTGCGGAGCCTCTGCCATGGATTTGCCTCCATTGAGGCACAAGGCGGCTTCGGCATGGACTTTGACCCAGACGAAAGTCTGCGTCTGACCGTATCTGCCTTTCTGCAAGGACTCCGGCATCTTCACCAGGACAAGTAAATCACACGTTTCATCATGAAAAAGGACTGCAGATTCGCTGCAGTCCTTTTTTTGCATTGCCGTATACGGGTACATCCCATGCATTCGACACCCACTTGGAACTCGACTTTCATCGCATTGTGTTCTTACCATTTTTGTTTGTACGAGAAAAAGGGCGTTTCGGTTGCGAGATACCATGATTGGCGCCTCTGACCGGCCCACTGACTGAAATCTAACGAACCGAGGACACTCTATAACGGCAATTAGAGTGATTAACAATATCTAACGAACTCCACACGTCTTATTTCGCAGAAAACTGGCAGTTGAACAGGCAAAATGAGCATATTCAGTCATTTAACGTGTCTGTGGTTCGTTACATTTACCAACGTACCAAATTGGGCCGAATAAGATGTGCTGGGTTCGTTAGGAATGTGCTACGTATGCGTAAGGTACTGCTGATCATAATGCACACAGTAGTACCACTTTTAATACCATCCCTGCTATAGCTCTCACTCCACAACTCATTGCACATCTTGGAGCGATTCTCGATACAGAGCTTACTCTGCCCATCACACACACTAGCACAGGTTTTAATACCCTTCCGGTGTTAACCCACGCTACAGTTTATTCCAACACATTGGGACGATTCTCGATATGTAGCTTACTCCGTTCGTAAGCACACAAGAGTACCACTTTAATACCATTCCTGCTATAGCTCTCACTCCACAACTCATTGCACATCTTGGAGCGATTCTCGATACAGAGCTTACTCTGCCCATCACACACACTAGCACAGGTTTTAATACACGAAACATATTACAGACCACACTACAGATGTCATATTCACACCTCGCCGCCGGCAGTGGGATAATTGTTCTTATCGATCCAGTTACAACTCCCCTTCTTCATGGTGGTAAGGGTCCAGACGTACTCAAGCTACCCAATCGCATCGAACATAGCAATCAAGATTCTGCCTGATATACATCTCGCCCCAACCACACGTTTGCCTCTTACATCTACGCACTTCTCTAATATGTACATCTCCCGTTCCTGAGTCAGGTAGAACGGCCTTGCGCTGTCTGCTCCCCATCCGACGTTTCCTTTACAACCACCCTAAGGCCACTGCTGCCGACTATCCTGCACTTCCTCCAAAATATGCTTCATAACTGGCACGTACACCTTCCAGTAGAACATGTCAGGAATGTCTTTCTGATCTGGCGTAAGCTTGGACCGGACGATCTCCCATCCCCGAATTCGGCGCCAGAAGGAATAATGCTTCATCTCTCCGAATGACCCTGCCATGTAATACGAGCGATTATAATCGTCATAGCGGACAAGTGCAGCAAACTTCGGCGGTATTCCGGCATTCTCCAGCTTCTGCTCACCTGTCTTCGTCAGATCCGTCTTATACCAAGCCAAGATGGAAGCCTGCTGTTGCGGCAAAATGATATCGAACCAGCCACTGTAATGAATATCCGTGGTTATGCCGCACCAATCCCTGCCTTCCTCTGTGAAGGCAATCTGTACATTGCCTGTCTTTACATCCGAGCCTTTTTCCAGCACAATGACACGCCCATCTACATGAACCAGCAGAATACCAGCTCCGGCATAAGGCCATTTCTTCTTCTCCTGCTGCTCATAATTGGTCCGAACCCACCGGGGACTTCTTCCATGTTTTGCAGATGAGATACATATTTCCCTTGCCATCCACTGCTGCTCACTCCCAAGATGGGATACAGCTGCTCCCTGGTCATCTTCGAGGCCGTATTGGCCAATGCAGTGTATTCGGCGACAATCGTTACCCCTTTAGACGCAGCTTCGTCAATCTTCTGTACATCATATATCGTTAATCCTTCATAGATTGCGTCTTGTTTCCGTTCTTTCTTCTGTGCAGACAGACTGCTCCGATTCGCCGTCAGATAGATCAGATCTGTATCTGTCACCTCATCCGGCAGCAGTTGCTTCAACCGTGGAAGTCCGTTCTGAATGTCATAGCCGTAATAATCCTCTTCATACGAGTAATATTCCCTGTGTGCTGTACAATCTTCTGCTGATTCAGAAGCCAGACCAGTCCCTTATGCCCCTGATAGGACAAGTCCGGTTTGCTCTTGTCGATTATCATAATGTTCATCGCAACAGGGGCCTGGGATTGCCACATAATCCAGGGGACAACCAACACCACCGATACCACTGTAAAACAAGCCAGCGTCCACATCGTAGCTGGCCTGTAACTTTTTTTCATGAAGCGTCTTCCTCCTTGCTCTGTTCCAAGGTATACACAGGCTTCCCAGTAGATTACCCCAATCCATTCCTAATGCTCTTCTCTTCTTCCTTCTTCAATCCCATAGCCTGCAAAAGGCCAAACATACGGTATACATTGTTCAGTGGCCTGAACCAAAATGTCTCTGTACATGCATACAATAGCAGATGCGTCACCTCTCTGGAAGTGTAGGCTTTGCGTGAACACCATATCTCAAGCATTACCGCACCCGCGGACAACAGGGAACCGTAAAGTGTCAGCAACAGCGCGAGAATGATGCATAGGTTAATATCCACCAGCTGAAGCCCGATTCCTGCAATGAACAACACGATCGCTCCCAGTTCCAGCACAGGCCCCAACAATTCGATTAAAATAAAATACGGGATGGATACCACCCCCATCCAGCCATAGGAGGGATTGAATATCATGCTCCGCTGGGCCCATAGACTGCTCGCAAGCTGCCTGTGCCAACCGGTACGCTGTCTGAACAGCTGACGCCATGTACAGGGTACTTCGACCCCACAGATCGAATCAGGAATATATATAATACGGCCATGTTCCCCGCTCAGCTTCATATGTTTCTGTAACCGCATCACCAGTTCCATGTGAGCGGCCTGGTCATCACGTTTGTAACCACCAACTTCCATGACCCGGTTCTTTTTGAATACACCGAATGCTTGGGCCGTAAATAAAAGCACATTAATATTGTAGCGAACGAGTCCCACACCACCAATCAAAAAAGCACGCACGTATTCAATGGTCTGCATGACATACAAGATACTCCCCGTCCGTCTGGTGTTAGTATCCGTCAATTCCAGATGAGCCTGGTTTCTGGGGGCCATAAGATCCACTCGTCCGCTACAAGCCACGACCTCTTCTCCTGGGAGAGCATTCATGATGGGTTTCATAATTTTCAGCAATGCATCCCGTTCCAGAAATGTCCGGGGTCCCACAGAGGCGATATAAGGATATTGCGAGATATTCAGTCCTGCATTTAGAGAGTCCATTCGTCCTCCGTACGCCTTGTCGATCACAATCAGACGATGATACAGCCTGGATTGGTAGATGCTTTTAATCTGAGCCGTCTCTTGACCAAGTCCCGAATAATGAATTTTACTCCGGAGAGGCATCAAATCATAGGTTTCCATTAACCGCGGCATCGTTCCATCCTCTGATCCATCATTAATGATAATGACCTCATATCGTGCATACTGAATCTCCAGCAGACAGCTAATTCGCTGTACGATAGTATGCTCGTCATTACGCACCGGAACTAGCAAGGACACCGCCGGAGCCAATTCTTCATCCAACATCTCATGATATTGCAACGGGTCCAGGTCCCTCCGGCGCATCAATGTTCGAGCGGCAGCAATGATCAGAACACCGCACATCACAATCGCCAGCACCAGATAGATAAATATCCCTTCGTAACATGCCAAAATAAAGCTCCGCAGCATCTCAATCCATCTTTCGTCCATACTGCATCCTTTCCAGCGTTTCTTCCGCTATCTGCCTTGCATATTTATCCGGGTGATTCACAGCCGTATCCCGTAGTTCTTCCAATCCCTGCGTGTACCGGGCCAGGGAATTTGCCGCTTCCTGTCTGATCTGAAATGCAGGATCACCCATCATTGCTTTCAGGCGAGGAATAAAAGCATCCGCATAAACGTTGCCCATTAGCTGGGCCACGGTCAATCGTTCAGAGCGCTGCCTTTCTTCACCGTGTTCATTCCACACCAGCAATAGCTCTCTCAACAGGTCTTCATTCTCCCTGCCTACATGCGCCAGTGCCTGATAAGCATGGGTCCGCAGCAGCGCATCCTCTCCGAGTATCAGCTTCTCCAATAGAACAATAGCGCCATCTGTCTGGTCATCCCGAATACGAATGGCATGCACAACGTTAGACTGGACCTGATCAGGTGCATCCTTGAAATGATCCTTCAGACGAGTCCAGGATGAATCGGTAAGCAACAGCAGAATCTGCAGAACCTGCGAATTGGACCATACACATTGCTCACGCATCAATTCCTTCACGATTCTGAAATAGCCGGTTCTGGCATATATGCGCAAAATGATGAAGCGTTCAAGCGGCGTACAGGAGTTAACCCGTAGCATACCCTCTAACTTGGGCAGCAGCTCCACCATATGAAACTGTTCAATATATAACAATGTGTTAACTCGTTCGCTCCACTTTCCAGTCTTCAGAAGCGTCCGGTATGAGTTTCCAAAGACTTGCCAGGATAACAGACGAATGCGCAGAGTCTCCTGCTCTAACGGACCTTGAGCGAGCCGCTGTAATAACACATCCTGCAAAACGCTCTGTTGATCTCTGCTCATATTTAGTATGTCTACGCCAATTTCCCCATGGTCCAGGTAACGTTGTAGAAATGAACCTTCTGCCTGTAATTCCTGCATCCGTGTTGTCTTCACGGTATCCCTGCGTCTGCCGTCATATTTCAACCATAAGATATAACTGTAGAATATTAGCAAAAGAATCAGTACACTTGCACATATGAGGCTAACCACATGTACCAGCCAATCCGTATTACTTGCAAGCCATCCTGTATGATTTGAACCGATGAGCTCGATGTACATCCATTGTTGTCCAATCATTGATGATTTCTCCTTAATCGAATAAACAGCCTTACAACGGGCACAATAATACAAAATTTTCAATTACAACCTGTGAATACATATTGGATATATGATACACTAAGCTTTCTATCGGCTTTCTGCGTTTGTGATATAATAGGAACTGAAAATTCCGGCAATTCATAGTGAATTCCGGATCTCCGGATAACATATTATTCCAGAAAGAGGGAGTTCTACGTGGCTCAGATCAGTCCGTACTACCTGCAAATCGGAGCAACCGTGGGCATGCTCGTCATGGCACTGCTTGCCATCTTCATTCGTATGAAAGCCAGTCACAGACCGGTAACCATTCGCAAAATCCTTATTCCTCCGCTCGGCATGAGTACAGGATTTCTTATGTTTGTTGTTCCGGCAACACATGTACCTCTACTCTGGGCATTCATTGCGTTTCTGGTGGGCTGGTTCCTTTTCTCGTATCCCCTTATTCGCAGCACACGGTTTGAACGAGTAGGGGAAGAGATTTTCGCCACGCGCTCCCGCAGCTTTGCTTTCATTCTGCTTGGATTGCTGGCCGTACGCTTAATTCTGCATGAAGTCATTCAGCGATATGTAAGCATTCCGCAAACAGGCGGACTATTCTTCCTGTTGGCCTTCGGCATGATTGTACGCTGGCGTGTATATATGTACAAACACTACAAAGAAGTGCTGGTTGCTGAACACTAGTTATCATAAGCAGCCCACGCACAGATCCACAGATAAAAAGACACGTTCTGCTACACCATCGGTGTGAAGAACGTGTCTTTTCTTTTTATCCCTTTATATAAAAGTAAAACATTCAATATCTATTCAGGATCTGCAACCTTAACCAGCTGCTTGCCCAGGTTATCTCCCGAGAACAGACCCATGAATGCTTCCGGTGTCCGTTCGAACCCGTCCACAATGTTCTCTTCGTACTGGATGTGGCCTTCCTTGATCCATTTCGCCAACTTGGCGCGGCCTTCCTTGAAGGACTTGGTGTAGTCACCCAACAGAAACCCTTTCATTAATGCTGTATTCGTTAACAGCAACGTCTGTGGACGCATCCCGATATCCGGCTTCTCCAGGTTATAAGACGAGATCTGACCGCATAACGGAATCCGGGCATTCCGATTGATGTGGCGCAAGACTGCATCCGAGATGTCGCCGCCCACATTGTCGAAATAGACGTCCACACCATCCGGGCAAGCCCGTTCAATGGCCGCTGACATATCCTGCTCTTTCTTGTAGTTCAACACGACGTCGAAGCCCAGCTTTTCTTTCAGATATGCGCATTTCTCATCAGAGCCTGCAATACCCACCACGCGTGCTCCCACAATTTTGCCAATCTGACCTGCAATCATGCCTACCGCTCCGGCTGCTCCCGATACAACGACCGTTTCGCCGTCCTTCGGTTTGCCGATGTCCTCCATACCAAAATAAGCCGTCAGACCCGTCAGTCCCAACGCACCCAGGTAAGCCGTGATTGGTGCCTCTTCGGTATCAATCAGCGAAAGATCCGCCGTATTCACCGCAGCATATTGCTGCCAGCCCCACATGCCGGATACGAGATCTCCTTTGCGCAGATTGGGTTCCGAGGATTCCACTACCTGCCCAATGGTTCCACCCTTAATGACTTCATTCAACGCGTACGGTGCAGCATAGGAT
Protein-coding sequences here:
- a CDS encoding MBL fold metallo-hydrolase → MRITREFDVVQVTFFPRLFPVNVYLVEEEDALTLIDAGIPFSLKGILASAQSLGKPITKIILTHAHSDHIGALDHLKEALPQAEVFISRRDARLLAGDTALLPDEPQTPVRGGVPKPKAVRTQPDHLLDDGDPIGSLVAIASPGHTPGHMSFMDTRSRVPIAGDAYQLHGGLAVSGRIRPLFPFPALATWNREAALTSAKRLAELEPSVLAVGHGRMLRQPAAAMRAATADAQQRFGLAGGDYEPPARAGSRRSAQRRRPAC
- a CDS encoding TetR-like C-terminal domain-containing protein; amino-acid sequence: MSPRQGLDRDALLSAAAQLADSDGFQALTLAALAQRLDVRSPSLYNHISGLPGLRQEMALMSVQQLSRAVTTAVTDRTGDDAIQAIAAAYIGFVREHPGLYEASFHAPDREEPQLAAANTATLELLLHSLQPYPLTEAEALHAVRGLRSLCHGFASIEAQGGFGMDFDPDESLRLTVSAFLQGLRHLHQDK
- a CDS encoding glycosyltransferase family 2 protein; translated protein: MDERWIEMLRSFILACYEGIFIYLVLAIVMCGVLIIAAARTLMRRRDLDPLQYHEMLDEELAPAVSLLVPVRNDEHTIVQRISCLLEIQYARYEVIIINDGSEDGTMPRLMETYDLMPLRSKIHYSGLGQETAQIKSIYQSRLYHRLIVIDKAYGGRMDSLNAGLNISQYPYIASVGPRTFLERDALLKIMKPIMNALPGEEVVACSGRVDLMAPRNQAHLELTDTNTRRTGSILYVMQTIEYVRAFLIGGVGLVRYNINVLLFTAQAFGVFKKNRVMEVGGYKRDDQAAHMELVMRLQKHMKLSGEHGRIIYIPDSICGVEVPCTWRQLFRQRTGWHRQLASSLWAQRSMIFNPSYGWMGVVSIPYFILIELLGPVLELGAIVLFIAGIGLQLVDINLCIILALLLTLYGSLLSAGAVMLEIWCSRKAYTSREVTHLLLYACTETFWFRPLNNVYRMFGLLQAMGLKKEEEKSIRNGLG
- a CDS encoding nitroreductase family protein, producing MSGIEKNETLRVISERHAVKKYEKGFELPEADLNAILTAAAEAPSSWNLQHWRFLVIESEADKAKLLPIAYGQNQIVESSVTIAVLGDLEANRNTVIYDQAVEAGALTAEVRDALVGQINGAYQNPQIARDEAIRNASFASQNIMLAARSLGYDTCPMGGYNPQKLIETFNIPARFVPTLLITVGKAAEPARPSGRLPLSEVVVKGSF
- a CDS encoding AraC family ligand binding domain-containing protein, which codes for MQKLIVLPDPLLQEASAYPVTSGLYVTDIGYFHEAEHHYRDRPEGCESHILMYCAQGTGWYTMDGSKTYDVSPGNLVILPAHTPHVYGANAAEPWSIFWIHLRGEHALTYIELLLTHHITTMPPAKAQKWLELFHECYGALETGYSMQTMTYASQIIGYMLGMLVYGPETTGTDGGIVSSKRAAEQSVQYMLEHLENGITLKELAAHARLSAPIILSCSSKLPGIHPSIISCGSRSSIPAAIWILPIGP
- a CDS encoding Rrf2 family transcriptional regulator, which translates into the protein MNSEFTIAVHCLVFLSMRDECMANSEDLSQSVGTHPARVRKVLSVLRKHGYLTTKEGAHGGYLLSRPSEEIKLGELYRLVAGGSLGPSWCSGETGSSCVVSSNMQDVMGNIYNGGEEALSAYFDCISIQDVKERIGRGDACELSLDGLPVREKS
- a CDS encoding lactonase family protein gives rise to the protein MEPVTTQETLFYTGTYASAEEPGIFLCALNADTGEMRIVNHTEGASNPSYLALSPDGDSLYVASETDEGEVLVYRRDAATSELHLMDRKQTRGASPCYVSVSKDGQWVFSSNYSSGSVNVFPVGDQGTLGEMSAWVEHTGSGINEERQEGPHAHSIQPDPSGQYAVVCDLGLDQIIVYRLEEGRLVTHREMDQPPGAGPRHLVFHPNSKWAYVINELNNTVTAFLYDERRGEFTTVQHISTLPEGHKGEGTAADIRVSPCGRFLYASNRGDDSIVLYHIDQESGELEAVEWTSTIGQTPRNFNILPGGILVVANQDSNNLVGFQMSEEDGRLTHNGFKLELPRPVCIAPVV
- a CDS encoding S-layer homology domain-containing protein, whose amino-acid sequence is MNKNIVATLTAGALLALSLSAGPINAAQAQFTDIQGIAGADKIESLHQDGFIKGVSDSLFKPELELNTAQGIQLIADGLNLNLDTIRFIKMPVPSDFFSNVKDGVWYSDAFIRAQYNGIQMSQDLDPSKPLTREQFTLFLMQGIEAKGGLPMINIKPVDITDEQELTPEYQGAIQRSLVLKINELDAKGNFNPKQTITRAEAAVMMYNAIEYMESFHAPQIPETPEK